The following proteins come from a genomic window of Deinococcus aestuarii:
- a CDS encoding sensor histidine kinase: MTELPARLPTSPPPKPREVPLSDRVRLVRNVLPPLIVLVVAVVEYFIAGLRDAGREVWAHLLFYGLVGPAVTFFSVEWIAEGTRARERAERELRDLYGQLSASHGRLRAVQELMRDLSGAADMGAVVEVAARGAVRATGAVQATLTVPGGLSGTARGDMPVTTPSAELQSLKVGIPGGGALALHFETPPGPETEALAQALAAEVATGVEAARQRTLDLMTLYSVDQSIRAERNLRRLLARVTRNMAERVRAGARAAYLSDQDGVLRLEYRQDATGEGMGGGNLAPPFALRVAEADTPLSATPGEAAEVFPGAASALGFPMRDEEGLVGVLVLGDARPDAFTDARVPLLALLAAQAALGVRNARAYLYSEELAISDERARIAREIHDGVAQSLAFCALKLDLVARQLHADPERAEAEVRAATALLREQIKEVRRSIFALRPIDLERYGLLETVRRYVEDFGQQNGIRTTLNITGEIHLAPGDEAVVFRILQESLNNVAKHARAREVTVTLHGGQHVTLRVQDDGAGFDPAQVSGRVSSAGGLGLMQMRERVESRGGKYRVLSEPGHGTLVEAEVPQA; the protein is encoded by the coding sequence GCGAGGTGCCGCTCTCCGACCGGGTGCGGCTGGTGCGCAACGTCCTGCCGCCGCTGATCGTGCTCGTGGTGGCGGTGGTGGAGTACTTCATCGCGGGGCTGCGCGACGCCGGGCGCGAGGTGTGGGCGCATCTGCTCTTCTACGGGCTGGTGGGTCCGGCGGTGACCTTCTTCTCGGTCGAGTGGATCGCGGAGGGCACCCGGGCGCGCGAGCGGGCCGAGCGCGAGTTGCGCGATCTGTACGGTCAACTGAGCGCCTCGCACGGGCGGCTGCGGGCGGTGCAGGAACTCATGCGCGACCTGAGCGGCGCCGCCGACATGGGCGCGGTCGTGGAGGTCGCCGCGCGGGGGGCCGTGCGGGCGACGGGAGCGGTGCAGGCCACCCTCACGGTGCCCGGGGGTCTAAGCGGCACGGCGCGGGGAGACATGCCTGTGACCACGCCCAGCGCCGAACTCCAGTCCCTCAAGGTCGGCATCCCGGGGGGTGGCGCCCTCGCCCTGCACTTCGAGACGCCGCCCGGCCCGGAGACGGAGGCGCTCGCGCAGGCCCTCGCGGCGGAGGTGGCGACCGGGGTGGAGGCCGCAAGGCAGCGGACCCTCGACCTGATGACCCTGTACTCGGTGGACCAGTCCATCCGCGCCGAGCGCAACCTGCGGCGGCTGCTCGCCCGCGTGACCCGCAACATGGCCGAGCGGGTGCGGGCGGGGGCGCGGGCCGCGTACCTCAGCGACCAGGACGGCGTGCTGAGGCTCGAATACCGCCAGGACGCGACAGGTGAGGGCATGGGCGGCGGCAACCTCGCCCCGCCCTTCGCGCTGCGGGTGGCGGAGGCCGACACGCCCCTGAGCGCCACCCCCGGGGAGGCCGCCGAGGTCTTTCCCGGCGCGGCGAGTGCCCTGGGCTTCCCCATGCGCGACGAGGAGGGGCTGGTCGGCGTCCTCGTGCTCGGCGACGCGCGGCCCGACGCCTTCACCGACGCGCGGGTGCCCCTGCTCGCGCTGCTGGCGGCGCAGGCGGCGCTGGGCGTCCGCAACGCCCGCGCCTACCTCTATTCCGAGGAACTGGCGATCAGCGACGAGCGCGCCCGCATCGCCCGCGAGATTCACGACGGGGTGGCGCAGTCGCTCGCCTTCTGCGCCCTGAAGCTCGACCTCGTGGCCCGGCAACTGCACGCGGACCCGGAGCGGGCGGAGGCCGAGGTCCGCGCGGCGACTGCCCTCCTGCGCGAGCAGATCAAGGAGGTGCGGCGCTCGATCTTCGCGCTGCGGCCCATCGACCTCGAACGGTACGGGCTGCTGGAGACGGTGCGGCGCTACGTGGAGGACTTCGGGCAGCAGAACGGCATCCGCACGACGCTGAACATCACGGGCGAGATTCACCTCGCTCCGGGGGACGAGGCAGTCGTCTTCCGCATCCTGCAAGAGAGCCTGAATAATGTCGCCAAGCACGCCCGCGCCCGGGAAGTCACCGTCACCCTGCACGGCGGCCAGCACGTCACCCTGCGGGTGCAGGACGACGGCGCGGGCTTCGACCCCGCCCAGGTCTCGGGCCGGGTCAGCAGCGCCGGGGGCCTTGGCCTGATGC